DNA from Daucus carota subsp. sativus chromosome 1, DH1 v3.0, whole genome shotgun sequence:
AGGTTATGGATTCACTTCTTGATGATACCTCTTGGGGAGAGATGCACCCATTGCCATGCACTGACACTCCATGGCCTGGTGTACAATGTGAGATTGCAGGTGACTTAAACTCTCCAATCTTTCATATCACTAAGATTCACATTGGCCCTGATATTCTCTCCCCACCTTGTTGCAAATTCAATGCTACATTATCATCAAAAGCTTTGCTGAAATTGCCTTACTTGAAAACACTCTCTTTGTTTAACTGTTTTACTGGTTCACCAGTCTATATTCCCTCAACTCTTTTTGGTACATTCTCTACCTTGGAGCTTCTAGCACTCAGGTCAAATCCCACTCTCTTTGGTGAGATTCCTTCAAGTCTTGCAAAAGTACCTACCTTGAGGGTACTTTCTTTGTCCCAAAATAATCTTTATGGAAGAATCCCAAAAGAGATTGGTGGGATGGTCAGTTTGGAGCAACTTGACCTGAGCTACAACAAATTAAGTGGTTCAATTCCTCAAGAAATTGGAGGGCTAAGAAGTTTGACCATTTTGGACCTTAGTTGGAATGGGCTACAAGGTGAACTACCATACTCATTGGGTCAACTTCAGCACCTTGAAAAAATTGATTTCAGCTCAAACAAGCTTCAAGGAAGGGTGCCTCAAGATGTGGGACATCTGAAGGAGTTGGTGCTTTTAGATTTCAGTCATAACTTATTAACTGGGCCAATCCCTGAAACATTATCTGGCTTGCAGAAACTAGAGTACCTAATTATTGAAGACAACCCAATTAATTCAGGCTTGCCATTATTTATTGGAAGACTAAAAAAGCTTAAAGTTTTGAGCTTTTCTGGCTGTGGCTTAACAGGTCCATTACTAACCTCATTGTCTCATTTAGATGGCCTCATTGCATTATCATTAGACAATAATAACCTCAGTGACACAGTTACTCCAGCTTTAGGGATGCTTCCAAATCTTGATCACTTAAACTTGAGTCATAACTTTTTGACTGGTGAGGTTTCCTTACCAGAAGGCTTCATCAACAGGCTTGGGAAAAGGCTGGATCTTGGGGGTAATGTTGGGCTATGCACAAGACAGAAGTTCAAAAAAACCAACAAGATGAGCCCATCTTTTCTACAAACACCTTCATGTTTGGAAACAAGAGGCCCAGCTGCATTGGATCATTCAAACAATATCAAGAAAGTGAAGCCAGTTTGGTACCAAGACAGTAACATGAGTTCTGGCAGTGGCAGGCTTGATCATCAAAGTTTTGAGTTTGGTAGtacttttcttgtttgtttctTGATCTCCTTGATCTAAACAAGTTGCTTAGGCACAAATATTAATGTGATACATTTCTTGGAAAATGTTGTGAGTTAAGATTGTCATTAGTCAATTTCTTGTATAGGGAGAAATGTGAAGAAGATATGTACAGTATCTAAATGTAACAGAAGTTGTAGTGAATGCATGGAAAAAAGCTTTTGCTTTTACTACTTTTGTGTGTGTTTCTAAATTTCAattgtttctaattttaaaaaagttggtCTTTTAGTTCTTGTGAGCAAGTATTGTTGTCTGGTCCAGCTTTTATATTGAGCGTAAAACACAAGTGTCAGTTAGAATTAAAGTTATGTTATGACAAGAAACAAGATAATACAATCTCTGCATCACCTGAGAGAGATTTGTATTGATGCCATCTGATTCTTTGCAGCAGCCCCTGCACCCTGCTCATTTCACATGCATAAATGTGTTTGGACTAGTAGAAAGTATTTGATTACTTGTACATAACAAATTGGGCTTTAATGACAAAAGAGAAAAACAATTTGGGCTTATGTTTGGGCTTTGCCGGTTACTTCCTACTTTAATTTTTGTCCGGAGTCTCTGTTTAAAACATTctttatttattgaaaaatctcgattaaatttaaaataaaatttatcaattaGATTTCAATGTAACTAGAAATTTCTAATGGATTATAAATCAATAATTCAACTGACTACctgacaaaaaataataattcaactgactaattttaatttctgaTTTATAGCTGATTTACGATTTTTAGAACCCTACCGAAAGTCCCAACGGTCCTTATGTCACATGTTAATCCATATTTTTATTGCCTCACCTGTTAACTTAacttaaattataacaaatcTGTCTGATTAATAATTACCAGAACTACCAACCCAGAATCCAGATCCAATCTCGTCTAGTAGGTGAAACAGCTCGGAGGCTGGAGCACCTAGTTTCCTCGGCGAACGCAGCTTTCTGCTCTCTCTGATTTTTAATACTATGAAGCGGTTTGGATGAGCttaaaaataagtgttttttgctta
Protein-coding regions in this window:
- the LOC108197532 gene encoding receptor like protein 29 encodes the protein MASCICFLVLFSMFFVFAAGEIMEENELVGLFEVMDSLLDDTSWGEMHPLPCTDTPWPGVQCEIAGDLNSPIFHITKIHIGPDILSPPCCKFNATLSSKALLKLPYLKTLSLFNCFTGSPVYIPSTLFGTFSTLELLALRSNPTLFGEIPSSLAKVPTLRVLSLSQNNLYGRIPKEIGGMVSLEQLDLSYNKLSGSIPQEIGGLRSLTILDLSWNGLQGELPYSLGQLQHLEKIDFSSNKLQGRVPQDVGHLKELVLLDFSHNLLTGPIPETLSGLQKLEYLIIEDNPINSGLPLFIGRLKKLKVLSFSGCGLTGPLLTSLSHLDGLIALSLDNNNLSDTVTPALGMLPNLDHLNLSHNFLTGEVSLPEGFINRLGKRLDLGGNVGLCTRQKFKKTNKMSPSFLQTPSCLETRGPAALDHSNNIKKVKPVWYQDSNMSSGSGRLDHQSFEFGSTFLVCFLISLI